The following coding sequences are from one Desulfosoma caldarium window:
- a CDS encoding response regulator has translation MSTAKKILVIDDDPEICQAMETILGDNGYEVYAATDTVRGEALLQERQPDLLILDIMMATMHEGLDFAAKIKKKEGPYGLPILIVSGRPSSEKGYQRSVEEDLDWIAADIFMEKPVDPEDLLRNVETLLSRRKA, from the coding sequence ATGAGCACGGCGAAAAAAATCTTGGTCATCGACGACGACCCAGAAATCTGCCAGGCCATGGAAACGATTCTGGGGGACAACGGGTACGAAGTCTATGCAGCGACGGACACCGTTCGTGGGGAGGCTTTGTTGCAGGAACGCCAGCCTGATCTTCTCATCTTGGACATCATGATGGCCACCATGCATGAAGGGCTGGATTTTGCCGCGAAAATCAAGAAAAAGGAAGGCCCTTACGGCCTGCCCATCCTCATTGTTTCGGGTCGGCCGAGTTCGGAAAAAGGGTACCAGCGTTCGGTGGAAGAAGACCTGGACTGGATTGCGGCGGACATCTTCATGGAAAAACCCGTGGACCCCGAGGATCTTTTGCGCAACGTGGAAACCCTTCTATCGCGACGCAAAGCCTGA